In Mammaliicoccus sp. Marseille-Q6498, the genomic stretch CTTCGTACAATTGATCTAATAAGCCAACATCTTTCATTAGCATGTTTTGTGATTTTTGTAATTCAACTGAAATGCGGTCAACTTGTGCACCAACAGATTGATATTTGCTAAACATTTCATTAACTGAACGTTCTGCACGTTTAAAGATTCTTCTTAATCGTGATTTATTTTGCTTTTGTAGCTCATCTGGATTAACTTCTTTTAATTTATTCATCAAGTTACGTAAAGATGAACCGATAGGGCCCACATCTTTAGATTGTACTTGCGTTAACATTTGATGTGAGAATTGTGAAAGTTTATTTTGTGCTTGTTGTCCGTATAATAATAAGCCATCGTTGTCTAACGGTTTAATTTGCTTTGCAATTTCGTTAATTTTTCGTTGATCTTCTTCAGAAAATTTTTGTTGATAAGTTGAAGTTACATCAGATTGACTATTTTCTTCGGTTTGTTCAGACTTTTGTGGTGTCAGCTCATTTGATGAATCCTTAAACGGATCATCAATGAGGTCATCGAATAAATTTTTATTATTTTCCGTCATATTAACGCTCCGTTTCTTTTTCGTATTCTTTTTCAAAATTGTCTTGTTTATTCTTTAAATTAACTTTTTCTTTTTTTGTATTAGGTAATACTTTTGTGTAACTATTTCGATTTTTAGCTATATCAGATAATTCCATTTCAATATCTAATTGATGATAGCTTGACTCATTTAGCTGCTTCAAATCTGCAACTAAAGTTCTTTTATTCTCATCAATCGTCAGCTTCGTTTGTTTTAACTTTGCTTTTTCTTCTTTAGATTTATTAGGCATACGTTGTAATATCGTATAATTTTCAATTAAATTCACTGTATTATCTAAATGAGAGTAGAAGAAGCTTTCCACTGTATAAAACTTTTCTGGCGATTGTTTGACAGTATTATAAATTGTTCTTGCTAATTTAGCTACTTCGTTAAGATTTTTAAATTCGCTGTACGATCTAACACGCATATAATTTTTATATAATCTTTTTAACTTTGGACTCGCATCATTTAACTGACGTCTAATAAAACGAAATTCTCTACGTGTTAATCCCATATCTTTTAAATATCGACTAGAACTGTATAACTGAATAGGTAAGAAACTAAGCACATAGGAACCCATAAATACGCCAATATCTAGCATAAAGTTTATATCTAATTGAAATACACTGAATAGAAAAGCTATAAATGAAATTGGAACTGCAAGTAGTGCACCTAATACATATGATAAATTATATTTCATTGTCATCTTCCTAGTTTATAACGTTTTGAAGTGCTTTGTTTTTTCATCTAAAGTTACGTCTTCAATCGTGTAATCATCCACTGATGAAGCAGGTGCTACACCTTCCACAACACCTTTAACAAAAGCGTCCAAATTCTCCTGATCACCACTAGCGTATATTTCCACATAGTCGCTAACATTTTCAACTGAACCTACAATATTATATTTATTTGCTAATTGAGATGTAAAAAATCTAAATCCTACACCTTGTACTCGTCCGAATACTTTTATATGTTTTGCGTTCATAAATATCACCTCATATATCCATTATAAAGGCTTCTGTGCAAAAAAACTAATAATTAGTAGTATATGTAGCAAAGCTGTTTTCTTGATTTAATTGATAAATAGATTTAAATTAATTCTAGGGTAATTTTCTTATATAGGGGAGTTTTTTGATGTGGAAAATCGTAACAATACGAGCGGACTATGAGGGATGGTGGCTCTTTGATGATTGGAGAGAGAAAATCATTAAAGAAATAATATGCAATGACTATAATGACATGTTAAAAGAATATGATGCGTTGTTAGAAAGATATCAATTAAAATTTGTGAACGAAATAATAGGTAAACACAACATTCATGCATTTTACAATAATTGCGATATTGCATATTGTGAAGATTGTGAAGAAGATTTACAAATTTTTTATAGTATTCTTATATTAAATGACAATTCAATTTATACACCATTACCAAAATAATAAATTCTGAAAATATCTCAATTAGTATTGCATTTGAACATTTCGTGACGTATAATAAGTAATAGCAATATCGTTATTCCATATTGCAAATAACATTAATTTAAATTGTGTTTTTTGTAATATGCGAATATCGCATATTGAATTTTAGTCTTGGAGGTTTCACAATTATGAAACAAGGTACAGTAAAATGGTTTAACGCAGAAAAAGGATTCGGTTTTATCGAAATCGAAGGAGAAAATGACGTATTCGTACATTTCTCAGCAATTAACCAAGAAGGTTACAAATCATTAGAAGAAGGTCAAGCAGTAGAATTCGAAGTAGTAGAAGGCGACCGTGGCCCACAAGCTGCAAACGTTGTAAAACTATAAAATATATGAATTTGAAGATCTGAAAGAAACCCTAACTCTGTTAGGGTTTCTTTTTTGGTTTTAAATAAATAAAAACCTGACAAGATCATTTGAACTTGTCAGGTTTCTTCTTTTAGTATTAATCTTATTTCACATCGTTCATAATAAGTTGTTTCAATGATTGTCTTTTTATTACTTCTCTCGCTTTACCATCTTTTACGAATAGTACAGCTGGTTTAAGCATTTGATTGTAGTTTGAGCTCATTGAGTAATGATATGCGCCAGTTGATAATACAGCAATATAGTCTTTAACTTTTGCTGAAGTGCCTAATTGCATGTTACGACCAATTAAGTCTCCAGATTCGCATAGTTTACCGGCAATGGTAACTTCTCTTGTTTCTTCATCTTGTCTATTTACTAATAACGCTTCGTATTTCGCATCATATAATGCCGTTCTAATATGATCGCTCATTCCGCCATCAATTGATACATACGTATTAACATTTGGAATTTCTTTTATTGTACCGATTTGATATAAAGTCACACCCGCTTCTCCTACGATAGAACGTCCTGGTTCGATTGTAATTTCAGGGATTGGCATGTCATATTTTTCGCTATTTTCTTTTATAGCGTCTGTAATACTTTTAATACCGTCTTCGATAGGGTAGCTTTTGTCTTCGTTCGTGTATTGTATACTAAATCCGCCACCAATATTTAAGATTTCAATGTTAATATCATTTTCTTTAAGCCATTTAAATACGATACCAACTGTATTTATTGTGCCATCCGCTTCAAATATTTGTGATCCTATATGAAAGTGAATACCTTTGAATTCAATATTTTTCGCTTCTTGAATGGCTTTAATACCTTCTAGAGCTGTACCATGTTTAATAGACAAGCCAAATTTGCTATCTTCTTGGCCTGTTTGAATGAATTCATGTGTATGTGCTTCTACACCTGGATTTACGCGTAACGTTGCTTTTACAGGCGTTGAAGCAATACGGTTAATACGTTCAATTTCATCTAATGAATCTATAACAAAATATTCTACGCCTCTTTCAATAGCATATTCAATTTCGTCAATAGTCTTGTTGTTACCATGAAAATGTATTTTACTAGCGTCGAATCCGCTTGCTAACGCTGTATATAATTCTCCCTCTGATACTACATCTAAGCCCATATTTTCTTCAGCCATTAATTTGAATAACTGTATACTGCTAAATGCTTTAGATGCATATGAAATAGAGTAGGGTAAACCGCTCTCTTGAAACGCTTTATGGAATCTTCTGCATTGTGTTCTAATTTGTTCTTCATCATATACGATAGCTGGTGTACCGAAACTTGCAGCAATTGTTTGCAATGATACACCGCCCATAGTTAAAGCACCTTGTTCATTATATTGTACTGTCATGATTTAATCTCCTTTATTAAAGAATGATAGTTGAGTGCACTAATTTGTTCAGAATTTGCTCCGACACCTTTAAATGTAAACTCATCTATTCTTATTTCATTACTATACATCGTGACACTATCACCGCTTTTTACTGATTCGTCTACTTCAACAAACATATGACTCATCATTAAACCGCGTATTGGATATCTTTTGTTGTTAATTAACGCATCATGTTTAGCTCTCGACTTAAGTATACCGTCACCATAGCCGATATCAACAACTGCGATTTTACAATCTTTATCAGCAGTGTACTGGAAGCTATAACCACACGTTTCTCCTTGTTTAATATCACGTACTTGAATAACATTAGCAGTTACTTCAAATGACTGCTTAGTTAATGTAGTAGGGAGCGTACTGTATGGTCTAGATCCATATAATATAATACCTAATCTTGCATGTGTTTGATTTGGTAATAAACCATCTTCACGTACAAAACTTGCACTATTTTGAGAATGAATAAAGTCAAATGTATATCCTTGTTCAAGAACAGCATTTAAACATTCTATCCAAGCATTTCTTTCTACTTCATATTCATCTCCGTCAAATTCATCTGCATAACCAAAGTGTGTCCATATGCCATCTATTACAGCTTGTTGATCATTTGGTAATGATTGATTATCTTCTAATACTTGTATCATTTCTTCTGCATTCTTTAGTCCTGAACGATGCAGTAAATTCTCTAGTTCTAAATGTAAGTGGATTTGCTTTAATTCATTTTTATACTGCTCAAAAAATTGTAATGAAGGTAACGTCATACTTATGTTGTGCGTTCTTAATGTTTCAAATTCAGTCGATGGGTTCATAAGAAATATATTTACATCTGCATTCATATTTCTAATTCGAACCGCTTCATGTAAAGAAGTCGTACTATATGTGCTTATACCTGCTTCTATAAAATTTTCCACAGCAAATTCTAGTCCAAAGTGATAGGCGTCGTTTTTTACAACTGCCATCACATCCGTATCATTCATTACCTTTTTAACATTATTTAAAAACGATTGTTTATCAATTGTAATTCTTGCGACCATTATAACGCCTCTTTCTG encodes the following:
- the lysA gene encoding diaminopimelate decarboxylase, translated to MTVQYNEQGALTMGGVSLQTIAASFGTPAIVYDEEQIRTQCRRFHKAFQESGLPYSISYASKAFSSIQLFKLMAEENMGLDVVSEGELYTALASGFDASKIHFHGNNKTIDEIEYAIERGVEYFVIDSLDEIERINRIASTPVKATLRVNPGVEAHTHEFIQTGQEDSKFGLSIKHGTALEGIKAIQEAKNIEFKGIHFHIGSQIFEADGTINTVGIVFKWLKENDINIEILNIGGGFSIQYTNEDKSYPIEDGIKSITDAIKENSEKYDMPIPEITIEPGRSIVGEAGVTLYQIGTIKEIPNVNTYVSIDGGMSDHIRTALYDAKYEALLVNRQDEETREVTIAGKLCESGDLIGRNMQLGTSAKVKDYIAVLSTGAYHYSMSSNYNQMLKPAVLFVKDGKAREVIKRQSLKQLIMNDVK
- a CDS encoding acylphosphatase; translated protein: MNAKHIKVFGRVQGVGFRFFTSQLANKYNIVGSVENVSDYVEIYASGDQENLDAFVKGVVEGVAPASSVDDYTIEDVTLDEKTKHFKTL
- the alr gene encoding alanine racemase — protein: MVARITIDKQSFLNNVKKVMNDTDVMAVVKNDAYHFGLEFAVENFIEAGISTYSTTSLHEAVRIRNMNADVNIFLMNPSTEFETLRTHNISMTLPSLQFFEQYKNELKQIHLHLELENLLHRSGLKNAEEMIQVLEDNQSLPNDQQAVIDGIWTHFGYADEFDGDEYEVERNAWIECLNAVLEQGYTFDFIHSQNSASFVREDGLLPNQTHARLGIILYGSRPYSTLPTTLTKQSFEVTANVIQVRDIKQGETCGYSFQYTADKDCKIAVVDIGYGDGILKSRAKHDALINNKRYPIRGLMMSHMFVEVDESVKSGDSVTMYSNEIRIDEFTFKGVGANSEQISALNYHSLIKEIKS
- the cspA gene encoding cold shock protein CspA; the encoded protein is MKQGTVKWFNAEKGFGFIEIEGENDVFVHFSAINQEGYKSLEEGQAVEFEVVEGDRGPQAANVVKL
- a CDS encoding 5-bromo-4-chloroindolyl phosphate hydrolysis family protein, producing MKYNLSYVLGALLAVPISFIAFLFSVFQLDINFMLDIGVFMGSYVLSFLPIQLYSSSRYLKDMGLTRREFRFIRRQLNDASPKLKRLYKNYMRVRSYSEFKNLNEVAKLARTIYNTVKQSPEKFYTVESFFYSHLDNTVNLIENYTILQRMPNKSKEEKAKLKQTKLTIDENKRTLVADLKQLNESSYHQLDIEMELSDIAKNRNSYTKVLPNTKKEKVNLKNKQDNFEKEYEKETER
- a CDS encoding DUF1033 family protein, which encodes MWKIVTIRADYEGWWLFDDWREKIIKEIICNDYNDMLKEYDALLERYQLKFVNEIIGKHNIHAFYNNCDIAYCEDCEEDLQIFYSILILNDNSIYTPLPK